A genome region from Purpureocillium takamizusanense chromosome 8, complete sequence includes the following:
- the PAN2 gene encoding Poly(A)-specific ribonuclease (MEROPS:MER0030317~EggNog:ENOG503NW3B~COG:L) produces the protein MDGDWDEVSRVPFPPPGVHAMPTPVTTMTFDSSQELLWTGNDYGRVTSFLGSELQRYTSFKAHLTPDGPVRQILVNDKGIVVLGSKDVHMALRRGPPIWHIRHDDMKDLRCMSFTSKGTAEILVAGLQDKMLVIDLNKGEVVKQIPTEHQYSIMKRGRYICAATKNGSVNLLDPVNFAVVKSWNAHSALINDMDAQHDFIVTCGYSLRQGQNYMLDPFLNVFDIKKMSSMPPIPFPAGAAYVRMHPRMLTTSIVVSQTGQMHVVDLMNPNTSNVRQANVLTYLSMFEIAPSGEAIALTDPECYIHLWGSPSKLHFVDLPTPVEFANPEEPLPPIEWTPDTPLNSVGLPYYREVLASAWPETVSDIGAPPARLDPQFVNSLKPTDFGLYGRNTRRTRRNQAEDTRNAGQSANSGLKAPKFLSEKARESAKSDTKASDEKVEDPVALLGGTEIESKRSEVPVMYRNVEIKYSKFGVDDFDFGFYNKTRYSGLEIHISNSYANSLLQIMNFTPLIRNLALQHAASACVSELCLLCELGFLFDMLQKADGSICQATNLLRTLSNHPQAAPLGLLEEDSPGSSLNVMLQGLTRFLLDRIVQDYRSISPASIAMEQVLATSATTSIRCMNCRSEYTRPGSTFVNDLLYPPHKPPGRNNKMPRVTFSQVLKSGVERETTSKGWCGRCQRYQTIATRRSIHSIPAVLMLNTAITNPDHRMLWSTPGWLPEEIGIIVDQGQFYCYEGEDLKLHLQRGMHNIMVYSLIGMAINIESGQTQKPHLVAMVNTAHAEQESPGQSQWHLFNDFLVRSVSTEEALTFNTSWKVPSVVAYQVKQANNKIDMEWRSHLDTSVLYQDLNPNVDPENRTYEILDPENETPGPQSILALDTEFVAVRQPEIEMNSDGERETIRPIVYALARASVVRGQGEKEGLPFIDDYIAIKEPIVDYLTSYSGITEQDLDPRISKHSLLPLKIAYKKLWILLNLGCKFLGHGLKQDFRVINIHVPKAQVIDTIDLFFLKSRLRKLSLAFLAWYLLKEDIQLETHDSIEDSRTALKLYKKYLEFQDAGILEPMLQDIYRAGRDVNFKPPRKDDVDVQRTDTPPLPVEANVAGTSAPSTPVRKTSGLAAPPQGTFGGVSWTPGKGSPLR, from the exons ATGGACGGAGACTGGGATGAG GTCTCCCGGGTTCCCTTCCCGCCCCCGGGTGTCCACGCGATGCCGACACCGGTAACCACGATGACGTTTGACAGCTCCCAGGAGCTGCTGTGGACCGGCAACGACTAT GGTCGCGTTACATCCTTTCTGGGCTCGGAGCTCCAGAGGTACACTTCCTTCAAAGCGCATTTGACCCCCGATGGTCCGGTACGACAGATATTGGTGAATGACAAAGGTATCGTGGTTTTGGGCTCCAAGGATGTTCACATGGCGTTGAGAAGAGGCCCGCCGATCTGGCATATTCG ACACGACGACATGAAAGACTTACGATGCATGAGTTTCACATCGAAAGGCACGGCAGAAattctcgtcgccggccttcAAGACAAAATGCTTGTCATTGACCTCAATAAGGGCGAGGTTGTCAAGCAG ATCCCAACTGAACACCAGTACTCTATCATGAAGCGCGGACGGTATATATGTGCGGCGACCAAGAACGGATCCGTGAATCTGCTAGATCCTGTCAATTTTGCCGTGGTCAAGTCTTGGAACGCACACTCGGCATTGATCAATGACATGGATGCCCAGCACGACTTCATTGTGACCTGTGGTTACTCTCTGCGACAAGGACAGAATTACATGCTGGATCCCTTTCTCAATGTGTTTGACATCAAGaagatgtcgtcgatgccgcctATACCTTTTCCAGCCGGAGCTGCGTATGTCCGAATGCATCCGAGGATGCTCACCACCAGCATTGTCGTCTCGCAGACGGGTCAAATGCACGTGGTCGACCTGATGAACCCGAACACCAGTAATGTCCGCCAAGCAAATGTGCTCACCTATCTCAGCATGTTTGAGATAGCTCCTTCTGGCGAGGCCATTGCTCTAACAGACCCGGAGTGTTACATCCACCTCTGGGGATCACCATCGAAGCTTCATTTCGTGGACCTCCCAACACCGGTGGAATTTGCAAATCCGGAAGAGCCGTTGCCTCCCATAGAATGGACCCCAGATAC CCCCTTGAACTCCGTTGGCTTGCCATATTATCGCGAAGTGCTCGCCTCCGCCTGGCCAGAAACGGTGTCCGATATAggtgcgccgcccgcgagacTGGATCCGCAGTTCGTCAATAGTCTGAAGCCGACCGATTTCGGGCTGTATGGTCGAAATACCCGAAGGACTCGCCGAAATCAGGCTGAGGACACGCGCAATGCCGGCCAATCAGCCAACTCTGGCCTCAAAGCACCCAAGTTCTTGAGCGAGAAGGCTCGAGAGTCGGCGAAATCTGATACGAAAGCCTCGGACGAGAAGGTGGAGGACCCGGTAGCTCTATTGGGAGGAACTGAGATCGAAAGCAAGAGATCAGAAGTTCCCGTGATGTATCGCAATGTTGAAATCAAGTATAGCAAGTTCGGCGTGGACGATTTTGACTTTGG ATTCTACAACAAAACGCGTTATTCCGGCTTGGAGATTCATATTTCCAACTCTTACGCCAACTCGCTTCTTCAAATCATGAATTTTACCCCCTTGATCCGAAACCTGGCACTTCAACACGCCGCCAGTGCCTGTGTCAGCGAATTGTGTCTGCTTTGTGAACTTGGCTTCTTGTTCGACATGCTACAGAAGGCGGACGGATCGATTTGTCAAGCTACCAATTTGTTGAGAACATTGAGTAATCACCCGCAAG CTGCTCCACTAGGGCTGCTTGAAGAGGACTCGCCTGGCTCATCGTTGAATGTCATGCTTCAGGGCCTCACTCGATTCCTTCTGGACAGAATTGTGCAAGATTACAGAAGCATCTCTCCAGCGTCCATCGCAATGGAACAG GTCCTGGCAACGTCTGCAACCACCTCAATTCGATGCATGAACTGTAGGAGTGAATATACTCGGCCCGGTTCGACGTTCGTCAACGATTTGCTCTACCCTCCTCAT AAACCGCCTGGGCGCAACAACAAGATGCCTCGCGTAACCTTTTCTCAGGTCCTTAAGAGCGGTGttgagagagagacgacGTCGAAGGGCTGGTGTGGCCGTTGCCAACGCTACCAGACCATTGCTACCCGGAGATCCATACATAGCATCCCCGCAGTTCTGATGCTGAACACGGCCATCACGAATCCAGATCACCGAATGCTGTGGTCAACCCCTGGTTGGCTGCCGGAAGAAATCGGCATCATTGTTGACCAGGGACAGTTTTATTGTTACGAGGGCGAAGACCTGAAGCTCCACCTCCAGCGAGGCATGCATAACATTATGGTCTACTCGCTTATAGGCATGGCGATAAATATTGAGAGCGGCCAGACGCAAAAGCCTCACCTTGTGGCGATGGTGAACA CTGCGCACGCTGAGCAAGAATCACCCGGCCAAAGCCAATGGCACCTCTTCAACGATTTCTTGGTTCGTTCCGTCAGCACCGAAGAAGCGCTCACTTTCAATACGTCATGGAAAGTTCCCTCGGTCGTGGCCTATCAAgtcaagcaagcaaacaaTAAGATCGACATGGAATGGAGGAGCCATTTGGACACATCCGTGCTCTACCAGGATCTCAA CCCCAACGTGGACCCCGAGAACAGGACCTATGAGATCCTGGATCCCGAAAATGAGACTCCTGGTCCCCAAAGCATCCTAGCTCTAGACACAGAGTTCGTCGCGGTGCGTCAGCCAGAAATCGAAATGAACTCAGATGGCGAACGAGAAACGATTCGACCTATAGTGTACGCACTTGCGCGGGCCTCAGTGGTGCGCGGGCAAGGCGAGAAGGAAGGCCTGCCATTCATCGATGACTACATTGCCATCAAAGAGCCCATTGTGGACTACCTCACGTCTTACTCTGGCATCACAGAGCAGGATCTTGACCCGCGCATCTCAAAACACAGCTTGTTGCCACTCAAGATAGCGTACAAGAAGCTTTGGATCCTCCTCAACTTGGGTTGCAAATTCTTGGGCCACGGGCTGAAGCAGGATTTCCGGGTCATTAACATACACGTACCGAAGGCGCAAGTTATTGATACGATCgacctcttcttcctcaagTCGCGACTTCGCAAACTGTCGCTGGCTTTTTTGGCGTGGTATCTACTCAAAGAGGACATTCAACTCGAAACTCACGACTCTATCGAGGACTCCCGCACTGCGCTCAAGCTATATAAGAAGTACCTTGAGTTCCAGGATGCGGGCATACTGGAGCCGATGCTTCAGGACATCTATCGCGCTGGCAGAGACGTCAACTTCAAACCCCCGAGGAAGGATGACGTGGATGTTCAGAGGACTGACACGCCGCCTCTTCCCGTAGAGGCAAATGTTGCAgggacgtcggcgccgtcaacgccagTGCGCAAGACCAGTGGGTTGGCTGCTCCGCCGCAAGGGACATTTGGAGGGGTGAGCTGGACACCAGGAAAAGGATCACCGCTGcggtag
- a CDS encoding uncharacterized protein (COG:S~EggNog:ENOG503PDCI), which yields MPSAVTSTTPVSLDLMEMQRWAYIPDVPHDLGPIRDLLRTYGNIANEDLDGHLLRVRQEAWAISRYPFVGRWKFLRLVDSQDPCYRQIVFRLNVPGSRDVFLDLGCCVGQVLRQLRADGVQGSQLIGTDVLPKFIDIGYDLFRDRDRLGASFVVGDMLDPDDSRLDDLRARVTIIYAGSFFHLFNWTQQLYIGKRLVGFLKPGTRNALIYGRHVGTSKPEAMSTGPNSVYLHDRSSFQRLWDDVGMLTGTKWEVAMEASREGPRTMESLGKNSHPVTFIVYQIS from the exons ATGCCGTCCGCGGTTACTTCGACAACGCCAGTCAGCCTGGATCTGATGGAGATGCAGCGCTGGGCCTACATCCCAGATGTGCCTCATGATCTTGGTCCCATCCGCGATTTGCTTCGCACCTATGGCAACATCGCCAATGAAGACCTAGATGGTCATCTGCTGCGCGTG CGGCAAGAAGCATGGGCCATTTCCCGGTACCCGTTTGTTGGTCGATGGAAGTTTCTCCGACTGGTTGACAGTCAGGACCCTTGCTACCGCCAGATTGTCTTCAGACTCAACGTGCCAGGTTCCAGAGACGTCTTTCTGGACCTGGGATGCTGTGTTGGCCAAGTTCTGAGACAGCTTCGGGCCGACGGAGTCCAAGGCTCTCAGCTCATCGGCACAGACGTTCTCCCCAAATTTATTGACATTGGCTACGACCTTTTCCGCGACAGGGATAGGCTTGGCGCCTCTTTTGTCGTGGGCGACATGCTTGATCCAGACGATAGCCGGCTGGACGACCTGCGGGCCCGGGTGACCATTATTTACGCAGGCAGTTTCTTCCATCTCTTCAACTGGACGCAGCAATTATATATCGGCAAGCGTCTAGTAGGGTTTCTCAAACCAGGGACGCGGAATGCCCTTATATATGGCAGACATGTTGGGACGTCAAAGCCGGAAGCCATGTCCACGGGTCCGAACTCAGTATACCTGCATGACAGGAGCAGCTTCCAGAGGCTGTGGGACGATGTTGGGATGCTCACTGGAACTAAATGGGAAGTCGCCATGGAGGCAAGCAGAGAAGGTCCGCGTACGATGGAGAGTCTTGGGAAAAACTCACACCCTGTTACATTCATAGTGTACCAAATCTCGTGA
- the RGT1 gene encoding Glucose-responsive transcription factor (EggNog:ENOG503P0T7~COG:L), giving the protein MGPDREGEPDEAGGLTYPSPGAETMDAGPFYHANARDGAHEHTDQPEHHADQHDPEEVHTQEQEQEQASMAAQESDTSHQHVSRPTNLEELQLAAQLGDGLAGTSMMSSTDPSMNVEDHNMRNIMPHPEPEQHQAPPYVQDANGTDHMGQHPMPVPVGPPVPPQYQVQDSIPPRKRSKVSRACDECRRKKIKCDAQSDTGDSPCSSCARSSIRCLFSRVPQKRGPSKGYIKELADRIHSIENKLESEGNLSQDDIDKLFASERPRSHSQVGSGEDPGRKRPFSSISVGDFSTPVVTRQAPWGSESRSLQPASATSDSFANNYASNNGLAPRPESIKPDDGTPSKTPVASMDASMTDAEELPSIDEAAMEDYLANVQPLYPILPNSMASMQSLLAQCSPTLRTAFSIALLCVGRSMAADVKQADDLLGELESSDEPRTRASEIVHAQTLLLLAIDADWRSSPTLPFLLGRAVALANSMNLWQSIPVDTTDADSEDQLRVKIWWTLILMDRWYAAGTGKPALIPDNSVVARPGLQATVGEVSFHFIRLSKLLNRVAYVISALPPGTTTAETPMATILNDYIENYREDLPPHVDAASYPLVHLAYWHCRLLVTLLTPSATAADTMWPTKELVNLLSLNAQLHSPLTNHFVSLAALSLSRLVKSDNSHEEAAQLIKEITEKPAGGHWDGAKAKLAEQLRPTSSVEATASQGLQHLADLATAHEGIVPGEGEVAFGPSLTSGYLEVS; this is encoded by the exons ATGGGCCCTGATCGAGAGGGCGagccggacgaggcgggtGGCCTTACATACCCGTCTCCGGGTGCGGAGACAATGGATGCAGGTCCTTTTTATCATGCAAATGCCCGCGACGGAGCTCATGAGCACACCGACCAACCAGAGCACCACGCAGATCAGCATGACCCCGAGGAGGTGCACACacaggagcaggagcaggagcaggcttccatggcggcgcaggaaTCAGACACATCGCACCAGCACGTATCTCGGCCCACAAATCTGGAAGAACTTCAGCTCGCTGCCCAGCTAGGGGATGGTCTGGCTGGCACGTCCATGATGTCCAGTACCGATCCTAGTATGAATGTTGAAGACCACAACATGCGAAACATCATGCCCCATCCCGAGCCAGAGCAACATCAAGCCCCTCCGTACGTTCAAGACGCGAATGGTACCGATCACATGGGCCAACATCCTATGCCGGTTCCAGTCGGCCCGCCAGTCCCGCCTCAGTATCAGGTACAGGACAGTATCCCCCCCCGGAAACGCTCCAAGGTATCCAGAGCTTGTGATGAGTGCCGGCGCAAGAAGATAAAATGCGATGCACAGTCTGATACAGGCGATAGCCCGTGCTCTAGTTGTGCGCGATCGTCTATTCGATGTCTCTTCAGCCGTGTGCCGCAAAAGCGTGGACCTAGCAAGGG TTACATCAAAGAGCTTGCGGACCGCATCCATTCCATCGAGAACAAACTTGAATCCGAAGGGAACCTTTCCCAAGACGACATAGACAAACTCTTCGCCTCAGAGCGCCCACGCAGCCACAGCCAGGTAGGCTCCGGCGAAGACCCGGGCCGGAAACGACCCTTCTCGAGTATCTCCGTCGGCGACTTCAGCACACCGGTGGTCACTCGGCAAGCGCCGTGGGGCTCGGAGTCCCGATCTCTCCAGCCAGCGTCCGCTACCTCAGACAGCTTTGCGAATAACTACGCTAGCAACAATGGTTTGGCGCCCCGACCAGAATCCATCAAACCTGACGATGGAACGCCTTCAAAAACCCCAGTCGCAAGCATGGACGCATCCATGACTGACGCCGAAGAGCTGCCTAGTATTgatgaggcggcgatggagga TTACCTCGCAAATGTTCAGCCGTTGTATCCGATCCTGCCGAACAGCATGGCATCGATGCAGTCGCTACTAGCCCAATGCTCACCAACCTTGCGTACGGCGTTTTCCATCGCGTTGTTATGCGTGGGCCGGAGTATGGCCGCAGATGTGAAGCAGGCTGACGACCTGCTTGGTGAACTTGAGAGCTCCGACGAGCCAAGAACCCGGGCATCCGAAATTGTCCACGCGCAGACGCTTCTGTTGCTTGCTATTGATGCCGACTGGCGGTCGTCCCCGACGCTACCATTCCTCCTAGGCCGGGCTGTTGCGCTGGCCAACTCGATGAACCTATGGCAATCGATTCCCGTTGACACGACGGATGCGGACTCGGAAGACCAACTCCGTGTCAAGATATGGTGGACTCTGATCCTGATGGATCGCTGGTACGCTGCGGGGACCGGCAAACCCGCCCTAATACCCGACAACAGTGTTGTCGCCAGGCCCGGGCTACAGGCCACTGTGGGTGAGGTGTCTTTCCACTTCATTCGACTTTCGAAACTATTGAACAGAGTGGCATATGTGATATCAGCGCTGCCACCTGGCACGACTACGGCGGAGACACCCATGGCCACGATTCTCAACGATTACATCGAGAATTATCGGGAAGACCTCCCGCCACACGTGGATGCTGCATCCTACCCCTTGGTACACCTTGCCTACTGGCATTGCCGTCTTCTGGTGACTCTTTTGACGCCGAGTGCGACAGCCGCGGATACGATGTGGCCGACCAAGGAGCTTGTCAATTTGTTGTCCCTGAACGCCCAACTTCACAGCCCTCTCACCAATCACTTTGTCTCCCTTGCGGCGCTCTCCCTGAGCCGGCTTGTGAAGTCTGACAACTCCCATGAGGAGGCAGCACAGCTGATCAAAGAGATTACGGAGAaacccgccggcggccactgggatggcgccaaggccaagctggcAGAACAGCTCCGGCCAACATCTTCAGTtgaggcgacggccagccagggcTTGCAACATCTGGCAGATCTAGCAACGGCACATGAAGGTATCGTACCCGGAGAAGGGGAGGTAGCTTTCGGGCCGTCATTGACGTCTGGCTACCTGGAAGTTTCATGA
- a CDS encoding uncharacterized protein (COG:H~EggNog:ENOG503P1U3) has product MLIDGEKYACEACVRGHRVSNCQHSDRPLQHINKKGRPVSQCQHCRTMRKSRSAHVKCDCGEKTTKCAHLQQPLEGHKETCCCNHGGRCTCSLKKELGLDTVPESDSDHDTQSISGASKPKAGVRRRRANTVHSDAGLAFDQNGHHKPVAKHNRAAQKCGPYQLNRVNSATSASSLSASAESMLYQPGDQPLGGRSRPAVASHEQRRVKSETASPLMSGSSFPQLNGTLPPLDLSRIDYPSYIGSNNFEMFSSGLPSEQEGPMYSAGLSAASVDWSHYDLGEAKGDFAPSSYSQAGAQSFNGLFDFGSGSEQLPRLANTTSTSGEVSEVEDFMGNGEGDLDGFATGGNTFLRQGNAVGGSADLSSIDYDSFYNKNSETANIGVGAISMVEEDAAFWVPNYNDSITAVDESPDALTASSMGTTFWEM; this is encoded by the exons ATGTTGATAGACGGCGAGAAGTACGCCTGCGAGGCATGCGTGCGCGGCCACCGGGTGAGCAATTGTCAGCATTCTG ACCGGCCGCTTCAGCACATCAACAAAAAGGGACGGCCTGTATCACAATGCCAGCATTGCCGCACCATGCGCAAGTCGCGCTCCGCCCATGTCAAGTGCGACTGTGGCGAGAAGACCACCAAGTGCGCGCACTTGCAGCAACCTCTTGAGGGACACAAGG AGACCTGTTGCTGCAACCACGGCGGTCGCTGCACATGTTCCTTGAAGAAGGAGCTTGGCTTGGACACCGTCCCCGAGTCCGATTCCGATCACGACACCCAGAGCATCTCTGGCGCCTCGAAGCCCAAGGCTGGGGtcagacgacgccgagcgaACACAGTCCACTCCGACGCCGGTCTCGCCTTTGACCAAAATGGCCACCACAAGCCCGTGGCCAAGCACAACCGAGCCGCTCAGAAGTGCGGTCCCTACCAGCTGAACCGCGTCAACtccgccaccagcgccagcagcctcaGCGCAAGCGCAGAGAGCATGCTCTACCAGCCTGGTGACCAGCCGCTCGGCGGGCGCTCCAGGCCTGCCGTTGCGTCTCACGAACAGCGGCGAGTCAAGTCTGAGACTGCCTCTCCCCTCATGAGCGGATCCAGCTTTCCGCAGCTAAACGGCACGCTCCCGCCGCTTGACCTTTCGCGCATCGACTATCCCTCCTACATCGGCAGCAACAATTTCGAGATGTTCAGCTCGGGCCTCCCATCGGAGCAGGAAGGACCCATGTATAGCGCCGGCctcagcgcggcgtcggtggaCTGGAGCCATTACGATCTTGGCGAGGCCAAGGGTGACTTTGCGCCGTCTAGCTATAGCCAGGCTGGTGCGCAAAGTTTCAACGGACTCTTCGACTTTGGCAGCGGCTCCGAGCAGCTCCCGCGCCTAGCCAATACCACCTCAACATCCGGCGAGGTGTCGGAGGTCGAAGATTTCATGGGCAACGGCGAAGGCGACTTGGATGGCTTTGCGACTGGCGGCAACACCTTTCTCCGGCAAGGCAACGCCGTTGGAGGCTCGGCGGACTTGAGCAGCATCGATTACGACAGCTTCTACAACAAAAATTCGGAAACTGCCAACATTGGCGTCGGCGCTATCTCCATGGTCGAAGAAGACGCCGCCTTCTGGGTGCCCAACTACAACGACAGCATCACGGCCGTGGATGAGAGCCCGGATGCCCTCACCGCTTCCTCAATGGGCACAACATTTTGGGAAATGTGA